A stretch of Episyrphus balteatus chromosome 2, idEpiBalt1.1, whole genome shotgun sequence DNA encodes these proteins:
- the LOC129910789 gene encoding palmitoyl-protein thioesterase 1, whose product MNFILLLSILFIHNISQNNADENLISNNILPVVMWHGMGDTCCFPFSLGSVKKLIQRETNGTYVKSLEIGGSILTDYSSGFFIHPDKQIDDACNQIRNDPSLEHGYNALGFSQGGQFLRALAQRCPTPPMNNLISFGGQHQGIFGLPKCPSLSQPTCEYIRRSLSSAAYEKWMQKDLVQATYWHDPLNEEEYRNMSTFLSPINNALHKNTTYIRNLQQLNKFIMVKFINDTVVQPRESQWFGFYAPGQDKQILSLRESEIYLNDDLGLQKMDKDGKLIFLESEGDHLQFTNEWFKTKIVPYLLAN is encoded by the exons atgaactttattcttcttttatcaattttatttattcacaatatttcacaaaacaatGCTGATGAAAATCTTATCAGCAATAACATTTTACCGGTTGTTATGTGGCATGGAATGg GTGACACCTGCTGTTTCCCATTCAGTCTTGGTTCCGTAAAGAAACTCATCCAGCGAGAGACAAATGGTACATACGTAAAATCTTTAGAGATTGGAGGATCAATTTTAACCGATTATAGCAGTGGATTTTTTATTCATCCTGACAAACAg ATTGATGATGCTTGCAATCAAATTCGTAATGATCCAAGCTTAGAACATGGCTACAATGCTTTAGGTTTCTCACAAGGTggacaattttt ACGTGCTCTAGCACAGCGATGTCCAACACCTCCTATGAATAATCTCATATCTTTCGGCGGACAGCATCAAGGAATTTTCGGACTGCCCAAGTGTCCGTCGCTGAGTCAACCAACATGTGAATATATTCGACGATCTTTGAGTTCAGCTGCATATGAAAA atggaTGCAAAAAGATCTTGTACAAGCTACTTATTGGCATGATCCTTTGAATGAGGAAGAATACCGAAATATGAGTACTTTCCTAAGTCCTATCAATAATGCCTTGCATAAAAACACAACCTACATTCGGAATCTTCAACAACTAAACAA aTTCATAATGGTTAAGTTCATCAACGACACCGTTGTCCAGCCACGAGAATCACAATGGTTTGGTTTCTATGCACCTGGTCAAGATAAGCAAATTCTCTCATTAAGAGAAAGTGAAATATATCTCAAT gatGATCTAGGATTACAAAAAATGGATAAAGATGGCAAACTTATTTTCCTCGAAAGTGAAGGCGAtcatttacaatttacaaacgaatggtttaaaactaaaatagtGCCATATTTACttgcaaattaa
- the LOC129908591 gene encoding carbonic anhydrase 2 produces the protein MPVQSPIEISNRAIEHRDDVDPLEYHGHWEPVGVARVANTGTSAMVTFSKRPEQPFIIGGVLGEDKYIFEQIHFHWAETDDSGCEHTLEGMTYSMEAHAVHYNSKYENFAEAKNKPDGLAVIAFFIQACGEKDCPEFQKITEGIRIVQKIHTTASLDSDCLSWIGLQELSKHYYTYKGSLTTAPYFESVTWIIYRTPIYVSREQVSVFRNLQSCPKDESKKIVKNFREIQKPHKNPEVFFARNAKPKSKL, from the exons ATGCCAGTGCAATCACCTATCGAGATCAGCAACCGTGCCATCGAACATCGTGACGATGTCGATCCACTTGAGTATCATGGTCATTGGGAGCCAGTTGGTGTGGCGAGAGTTGCAAATACTGGCACCTCTGCaatggtaacattttcaaagcGTCCCGAACAACCATTCATAATTGGTGGAGTACTAGGCGAAGACAAGTATATATTCGAGCAGATACATTTTCATTGGGCTGAAACCGATGATTCTGGCTGTGAGCACACTCTAGAAGGCATGACATATTCAATGGAGGCGCATGCGGTGCACTACAATTCAAAGTATGAAAATTTTGCTGAGGCTAAAAATAAACCAGACGGCCTTGCTGTGATTGCGTTTTTTATACAGGCGTGTGGAGAAAAAGACTGTCCGgagtttcaaaaaatcaccgaGGGTATACGGATTGTGCAGAAAATTCACACAACCGCATCATTAGATTCAG ACTGTTTGTCCTGGATTGGATTGCAAGAGCTGAGCAAACACTATTACACATATAAAGGATCTCTGACGACTGCGCCGTATTTTGAAAGTGTGACGTGGATTATTTATAGAACGCCGATCTATGTATCGCGGGAGCAG GTCTCCGTGTTTAGAAATCTTCAGTCGTGTCCCAAGGACGAGAGCAAGAAGATAGTAAAGAATTTCCGTGAAATTCAAAAACCTCATAAGAATCCCGAAGTATTTTTTGCTAGGAACGCaaaaccaaaatcaaaattatga
- the LOC129910787 gene encoding uncharacterized protein LOC129910787, producing the protein MSCEDELESKSSHCKCLNKQIKELKHPSAASMLIDDIMKKYFCTKSDQGSSCSLFSAPNQSVYSMDKRLLYWTKILEDRKKLACRIRKVTGKRLSHVLYNQLEDHRNVQNVKRIIDVAERLDPTKLAMRKPINLRRPSLIETLPLSEKIQTANIEIVGMPKVSRDEQWMKQGDNAFLSSDSLQRKIKSTPFSKIIEYYPETDGLEIVGKRIHKHTKPMIERDSDFELSTMSSFSQVESLDFPEYSIQIDDCTLRMDDDKSIKPLKFHLEFKCLPFEEQTLVGFRIRNTGRKPVRFAWKKIKPNGFAFMPPDESVFQFNQKAFQLTYDESKPVEVSFKPNHRMIYADQWQLCTEPSFFQETKTIHLELSGECYIPEIYLNIITRDIIEMVISNVLPGKVGQRTVLTECELFEKLNPGFKCNSEDLQKFKEIFRQFKNKSHPKAWDLKLHTLKLLIEGCRNFIKRNQGLNGFRRIIREMRRRISHCDTSVKIQLGASAIRSFLDKWETKAIQIVNSVALTEIDILVIKMPFIIEKFEQDHSLEDKRKIIQHQALYLQMYCNFCDLTEEIVTFIENCLLLEQNI; encoded by the coding sequence atgtcttgtgAGGATGAACTCGAATCAAAAAGCTCTCATTGCAAATGCctcaataaacaaataaaagaactTAAACATCCATCTGCAGCTTCGATGCTAATCGAtgatattatgaaaaaatacttttgtacCAAATCTGACCAAGGTTCTTCATGTTCCTTATTTAGTGCTCCAAATCAATCTGTTTATTCAATGGACAAACGTCTACTCTATTGGACAAAAATACTTGAAGATCGTAAAAAGTTGGCATGTCGCATACGAAAGGTTACTGGTAAACGTCTTTCGCATGTTCTCTACAACCAACTCGAAGATCACCGGAATGTACAAAATGTCAAACGTATAATTGATGTTGCTGAACGACTTGATCCTACTAAATTGGCAATGCGAAAACCAATTAATTTAAGACGTCCAAGTCTTATTGAAACATTGCcactttcagaaaaaattcaaacggcgAATATTGAAATTGTTGGAATGCCAAAGGTCAGTCGAGACGAGCAATGGATGAAACAAGGTGATAATGCATTTTTATCGTCGGACTCTTTGCaacgaaaaattaaatcaacacCATTTTCGAAGATAATTGAATACTACCCGGAGACAGATGGCTTAGAAATTGTTGGAAAAAGAATTCACAAACATACCAAGCCGATGATTGAACGCGATAGTGATTTTGAGTTGTCAACTATGTCGTCCTTTTCTCAGGTAGAATCTTTGGATTTTCCAGAATATTCAATTCAAATAGACGATTGTACATTGAGAATGGATGATGATAAATCTATCAAacctttaaaatttcatttggaATTCAAATGTTTGCCATTTGAAGAGCAAACACTTGTAGGTTTCCGAATCAGGAATACTGGAAGAAAGCCTGTTCGATTTGCATGGAAAAAGATAAAACCTAATGGTTTTGCTTTTATGCCGCCTGATGAGTCTGTCTTCCAATTCAATCAAAAAGCATTTCAATTAACTTATGATGAAAGTAAACCTGTGGAGGTTTCTTTCAAACCAAATCATCGCATGATTTATGCCGATCAGTGGCAACTTTGTACTGAACCGTCTTTCTTTCAAGAAACGAAAACTATTCATTTGGAACTCTCAGGCGAATGCTATATAccagaaatttatttaaatataattacgAGAGATATTATAGAAATGGTAATTTCTAATGTTTTACCAGGAAAAGTTGGCCAACGAACTGTCCTAACAGAATgtgaattatttgaaaaattaaatccagGATTTAAGTGCAACTCTGAAGACctacaaaaattcaaagaaattttcaggcaattcaaaaacaaatcccATCCTAAAGCTTGGGATTTGAAATTACACACTCTCAAGTTGTTAATTGAAGGATGTCGAAACTTTATAAAACGCAATCAAGGTTTAAATGGTTTTAGGAGAATCATTCGAGAAATGAGGAGAAGAATTTCACATTGTGACACAAGCGTCAAAATCCAATTGGGTGCATCTGCAATTCGTTCGTTTCTAGATAAATGGGAAACAAAAGCTATTCAAATTGTCAATTCAGTTGCTTTAACTGAAATAGATATTCTGGTAATAAAAATGCCTTTCATTATAGAAAAATTTGAACAAGATCATTCGTTAGAAGATAAACGCAAAATAATTCAACATCAAGCACTTTATCTTCAAATGTATTGTAATTTTTGTGATTTAACTGAAGAAATTGtaacatttattgaaaattgtttattgcttgaacaaaatatttaa